In Mastigocladopsis repens PCC 10914, a single window of DNA contains:
- a CDS encoding alpha/beta fold hydrolase, translating into MTAFRTVSIDGLDIFYREAGSRDNPTILLLHGFPTSSHMFRNLIPALADRFHLVAPDYPGFGYSSMPTVDEFDYTFDRSLPNQCKV; encoded by the coding sequence ATGACCGCATTTCGCACAGTCTCAATCGATGGTTTAGATATCTTTTATCGAGAAGCTGGCTCTCGCGATAATCCGACGATTCTGCTGTTGCATGGCTTCCCGACCTCATCCCATATGTTCCGCAATCTGATACCTGCGCTTGCCGATCGTTTCCATCTGGTTGCCCCTGACTATCCTGGTTTTGGTTATAGTTCCATGCCCACCGTGGATGAGTTTGATTACACCTTCGATCGCTCCCTGCCTAATCAGTGCAAGGTTTAG
- a CDS encoding NUDIX hydrolase, whose protein sequence is MTDLQKWKLLQSKMVLAHDWCKVRQDEIELPNGRIIDDYFVNIKPEIALILPITSSKEIIFVRQYRHAVGEFFIELPAGSFDATKESAEAAAARELQEETGYIAQELTKIATLYDKPSKDTNKIHLFLAENVIKSGEQKLDITEEIEVLLIPVESVREKILQGEICVAGTVAAICLGLNFL, encoded by the coding sequence ATGACAGACTTACAAAAATGGAAGCTTTTGCAGTCAAAAATGGTTTTAGCTCATGACTGGTGCAAAGTCAGGCAAGATGAAATAGAATTACCAAATGGCAGAATTATAGATGATTATTTTGTAAATATTAAGCCAGAAATTGCTCTGATTTTACCTATTACTAGTAGTAAAGAGATTATTTTCGTTCGTCAATATAGGCATGCAGTAGGTGAATTTTTTATAGAACTCCCTGCAGGGAGTTTTGACGCAACAAAAGAAAGCGCCGAAGCAGCAGCAGCTAGAGAACTACAAGAAGAAACAGGTTATATTGCTCAAGAACTGACAAAGATAGCAACACTTTACGATAAGCCAAGTAAAGATACAAATAAAATACATTTATTCTTAGCAGAAAATGTGATAAAGTCTGGAGAACAAAAACTAGACATAACAGAAGAAATTGAGGTTCTCCTTATTCCTGTGGAATCAGTCAGGGAAAAAATCCTTCAAGGTGAAATTTGTGTAGCAGGAACCGTTGCGGCTATTTGCTTGGGGCTGAATTTTCTATAG
- a CDS encoding transposase family protein, whose protein sequence is MSSRGNALESIRSEVCRGKLPPASFKKKYDSGKKKNHTLKNQLIVLPDGTDIVDVVAGKPGPKSDINLFRQQSCFDPRQRFNGDKGYVGEPSIKTPQKKQKNQELTPEQKQLNKELSSERIFVEHIIRFVKIFRIAQERFRLNPHKYEEIILTICGLVRLRIGALVL, encoded by the coding sequence GTGAGCAGCCGAGGGAACGCCCTGGAGAGTATCAGGAGCGAAGTCTGCCGGGGGAAGCTTCCCCCGGCGAGCTTCAAAAAAAAGTATGATTCGGGTAAAAAGAAAAATCATACTTTAAAAAACCAGTTAATCGTTTTACCTGACGGTACAGACATTGTTGATGTTGTAGCAGGTAAACCAGGTCCGAAAAGTGATATCAATCTGTTTAGACAGCAGTCATGTTTTGACCCAAGACAAAGATTTAACGGTGACAAAGGTTATGTGGGAGAACCATCAATTAAAACTCCACAGAAGAAACAAAAAAATCAAGAATTAACGCCCGAACAAAAACAATTAAATAAAGAGCTATCATCTGAAAGAATATTTGTTGAACATATAATTCGTTTTGTGAAAATCTTCAGGATAGCCCAAGAAAGATTTCGATTGAATCCCCATAAATATGAAGAAATCATTCTCACAATTTGTGGACTTGTAAGGTTAAGAATTGGAGCGTTAGTCTTATAA
- a CDS encoding helix-turn-helix domain-containing protein, translated as MANILEYIEKNPEQAQRLVGLKYDQLQQLIQNAITHNQKLAEAEEQKIRIIKGGGGRKVKLSMEEQIILTLIYLRHLTTFQLLGIQFGVSETTANDTFNYWFPLPARIVTFKYVRTSKKNSSDYEIVKEILTEYELIVDSCEQPRERPGEYQERSLPGEASPGELQKKV; from the coding sequence ATGGCTAACATACTAGAGTACATCGAGAAAAATCCAGAGCAAGCACAGCGCTTAGTAGGCCTAAAATATGACCAATTACAGCAGCTAATTCAAAACGCAATCACACATAATCAAAAGTTGGCAGAAGCCGAAGAACAAAAAATAAGAATTATTAAGGGAGGTGGAGGTCGGAAAGTCAAGCTGTCTATGGAAGAGCAAATAATATTAACTTTAATTTACCTCAGACATTTGACTACATTTCAATTGCTAGGTATCCAATTTGGAGTTAGTGAGACCACAGCAAATGACACTTTTAACTATTGGTTCCCACTGCCCGCGAGAATTGTTACCTTCAAGTATGTTAGAACAAGTAAAAAAAACTCTAGTGACTACGAAATTGTTAAAGAAATTCTCACAGAGTATGAATTAATAGTAGATAGCTGTGAGCAGCCGAGGGAACGCCCTGGAGAGTATCAGGAGCGAAGTCTGCCGGGGGAAGCTTCCCCCGGCGAGCTTCAAAAAAAAGTATGA
- a CDS encoding dienelactone hydrolase family protein, which translates to MTSTEIRTTQVKVPNGDLQIDAYLAEPAKEGKFPAVIVIQEIFGVNIHIREVAENLAKEGHVAMSTTGYAYAPVLYQRTATNYVACFSPEASIAFFISIYSRG; encoded by the coding sequence ATGACAAGCACAGAAATTCGCACAACTCAAGTTAAAGTCCCAAACGGTGATTTGCAAATTGATGCTTACCTAGCTGAACCTGCAAAAGAGGGAAAATTCCCCGCCGTGATTGTGATTCAGGAAATCTTTGGGGTAAATATTCATATTCGGGAAGTTGCTGAGAACTTAGCTAAGGAGGGGCATGTAGCGATGTCTACGACGGGCTACGCCTACGCTCCCGTACTTTATCAGCGCACTGCTACGAATTACGTAGCTTGCTTCTCGCCAGAGGCGAGTATAGCGTTTTTTATAAGCATTTATAGCCGAGGTTAA
- a CDS encoding MOSC domain-containing protein, whose product MKLISVNVGLPREVTWKGKIVSTGIFKEPVSERVMVRSLNLDGDKQADLTVHGGADKAVYVYPFEHYEYWRSELPDTELPLGIFGENFTTTGLKEEEVNIGDCFHIGTVKLMVTQPRLPCYKLGIRFGRPDMVKRFLASRRTGFYFRVFQEGEVGAGDTLELVSRDDNNISVADITQLYVREQDNPELLHRAAQLEALPKSWRDYFQQ is encoded by the coding sequence ATGAAACTCATTTCTGTCAACGTAGGGCTTCCGCGTGAAGTGACCTGGAAAGGAAAAATAGTGAGTACTGGAATTTTCAAAGAGCCAGTCAGCGAAAGGGTGATGGTGCGCTCGCTCAATTTAGACGGTGATAAGCAAGCTGATCTAACCGTTCATGGAGGAGCAGACAAAGCAGTCTATGTCTATCCGTTTGAGCATTACGAGTACTGGCGAAGTGAATTGCCTGACACAGAACTACCGCTAGGCATCTTTGGTGAAAATTTCACGACCACTGGGTTGAAAGAAGAGGAAGTGAACATTGGGGATTGTTTTCACATCGGCACTGTAAAACTAATGGTGACACAACCTCGCCTACCTTGCTACAAACTTGGGATTCGGTTTGGACGACCGGATATGGTTAAACGATTTCTTGCGAGTCGTCGAACCGGATTTTACTTTCGTGTTTTCCAAGAGGGCGAAGTCGGAGCCGGAGATACTTTAGAGTTGGTAAGCCGGGATGATAACAATATTAGTGTTGCTGATATCACTCAGCTTTATGTTCGTGAGCAGGACAATCCAGAGTTACTGCACCGTGCTGCTCAACTGGAAGCCTTACCCAAAAGTTGGCGCGACTATTTTCAGCAGTAG
- the folB gene encoding dihydroneopterin aldolase, producing the protein MDCIHLTGIRCYGYTGYLQEEQVLGQWFEVDVRLWLDLSKAAKTDAIEDTIDYRSVISLVQNLVKTSRFSLVERLATTIADSILASSDRVVQVQVILSKPAAPIPDFGGRISIELTKTKSNT; encoded by the coding sequence ATGGATTGCATTCATTTAACAGGAATTCGCTGCTATGGCTACACTGGGTATCTGCAAGAAGAACAGGTACTTGGACAATGGTTTGAGGTGGATGTGAGGTTGTGGCTGGATCTCTCAAAAGCGGCTAAAACTGACGCAATAGAAGATACCATTGATTATCGTAGCGTTATCAGCTTAGTGCAAAATCTGGTGAAGACATCAAGGTTCTCTTTGGTAGAACGGTTAGCAACCACCATTGCAGATTCTATCTTGGCATCAAGCGATCGCGTGGTACAAGTTCAAGTTATTTTGAGTAAACCTGCTGCACCCATTCCAGATTTTGGCGGCAGAATTAGCATTGAACTGACTAAAACTAAATCTAATACCTAG
- a CDS encoding diguanylate cyclase domain-containing protein — translation MLSPKILVVENEKKIALELKKRLQNLGYSVPEITLSGEEAIKKVEETNPSLVLVNICLKGKINGWQVADIIMNNFKVPVLYLTDCPEEKINTNRLIEPFGYITKPVAERDLHIAIEMALYQHKAKRKLQEEKQKFVAILKSMGCAVIITDTYGCIYMINPIAEALTAWKQDEAVNKNLTEVLSLVDKDTGVIIKDLATQVIQTGVVLNLPETLTLVAKDDTEIQIGGSIAPIRDDDGNIIGAVLVFEDITQRKRTEAQLVRNAFYDALTALPNRVLFFERLRQVFDRGKRRNNYGYAVLFLDLDGFKRINDSFGHSVGDNLLMEIARRLESCLRSGDTVARFGGDEFAILIEDIKDVSDATNVANRIQETLRLPLYLNEHLISIAASIGIALSCSSYEQPENLLRDADIAMYHAKEQGKAHYVMFNSQQLLEINE, via the coding sequence ATGCTTAGTCCAAAAATTTTAGTTGTTGAAAATGAAAAAAAAATAGCATTAGAGCTTAAAAAGAGATTGCAAAACCTGGGTTATTCTGTTCCTGAAATTACCCTTTCTGGAGAAGAAGCAATAAAAAAAGTAGAAGAAACAAATCCCAGTCTAGTATTAGTTAATATTTGTTTAAAAGGAAAAATTAATGGGTGGCAAGTTGCTGATATTATTATGAATAATTTTAAAGTTCCAGTTTTATATTTAACCGATTGTCCAGAAGAAAAAATAAATACAAATCGATTAATAGAACCTTTCGGCTACATCACTAAACCAGTTGCTGAACGAGACCTGCATATTGCTATTGAAATGGCTCTTTATCAGCACAAAGCCAAAAGAAAATTACAGGAAGAAAAGCAAAAGTTTGTAGCGATTCTTAAAAGTATGGGCTGTGCAGTGATTATCACAGACACCTATGGTTGTATCTATATGATAAATCCAATTGCAGAAGCACTTACAGCCTGGAAGCAAGATGAAGCGGTTAATAAAAATTTAACAGAAGTATTGAGCTTGGTTGACAAAGATACAGGGGTGATTATCAAGGATTTAGCTACACAAGTCATACAAACAGGTGTTGTTTTGAATCTACCAGAAACTCTTACATTAGTTGCTAAAGATGATACAGAAATACAAATAGGGGGTAGTATTGCACCCATCCGCGATGACGATGGTAACATTATTGGCGCTGTTTTAGTTTTTGAAGATATCACTCAACGTAAACGAACAGAAGCGCAACTTGTTCGCAATGCTTTCTACGATGCGCTGACAGCACTACCCAATCGAGTTTTATTCTTTGAGAGGCTTAGACAAGTGTTTGATCGTGGAAAACGAAGGAACAATTATGGTTATGCTGTTTTGTTTTTAGATTTGGATGGCTTCAAGAGAATTAACGATAGCTTTGGACATAGTGTGGGTGATAATTTATTGATGGAAATTGCCCGACGTTTAGAATCGTGCTTACGCAGTGGCGATACGGTAGCACGATTTGGTGGTGATGAATTTGCGATTCTCATCGAAGATATTAAAGACGTTTCCGATGCAACAAATGTTGCCAACCGTATTCAAGAAACCTTAAGATTACCACTTTATCTAAATGAACATCTTATATCAATTGCAGCTAGCATTGGTATTGCTTTAAGTTGTAGTAGTTATGAGCAACCAGAAAATCTGCTGCGGGATGCTGATATCGCCATGTACCATGCAAAGGAACAGGGAAAAGCTCATTATGTTATGTTTAATTCCCAGCAGTTACTGGAGATTAATGAGTAA
- a CDS encoding alpha/beta fold hydrolase: protein MKSIVDDRPAYLSAFFKDFYNVDVLLGTRISDDAIRLSWNVAAGASAKGTLDCVPSWLTDFRDDLPRIDVPTLIIQGDADRILPHHSTGARLPKLIKDSRLVVIPGGPHAINWTHADQVNPVLLDFLKEN, encoded by the coding sequence ATGAAGAGCATCGTAGACGATCGCCCCGCCTATTTGTCCGCATTTTTCAAAGACTTCTACAATGTTGATGTGCTTCTCGGCACTCGCATCAGCGATGATGCCATCCGGCTGAGCTGGAATGTCGCGGCAGGAGCATCCGCCAAGGGAACTCTGGACTGTGTGCCATCCTGGTTGACCGACTTCCGTGATGATCTGCCTCGCATCGACGTGCCAACGCTGATCATCCAGGGGGATGCTGATCGCATCCTCCCGCATCATTCCACCGGAGCGAGACTACCGAAGTTAATTAAAGACAGCCGCCTTGTGGTGATACCTGGCGGTCCGCATGCCATCAACTGGACTCATGCAGATCAAGTCAATCCTGTGCTGCTGGACTTTCTTAAAGAAAATTAA
- the rbsK gene encoding ribokinase: protein MTLIVFGSINIDLVATAPRLPVAGETLLGGDFFKAPGGKGANQAVASARLGVPTYMVGRIGADSFGAELVHSLQESGVQTDNVFVDESVSSGVAMITVDVRGENQIIVIPGANGRVNQQDVERLSRLLPEARALLLQFEIPMSAVVAAAKVATEAGVTVILDPAPVQKDVPNELYSLVDIMTPNEVEAGQLVGFPVDGEESAKKAAEVLQQRGVKNAIVKLGAKGVVCATTKETFFIPAFPVHTVDTTAAGDAFNSGLAAALCEELPLRQAVVWGAAAGAMAATKSGAQPSLPDRLTFDTFVRERGVVSG, encoded by the coding sequence ATGACTCTTATCGTCTTCGGCAGTATCAACATAGACTTGGTTGCAACAGCGCCTCGCTTACCAGTTGCAGGAGAAACGCTGCTAGGAGGAGATTTTTTCAAAGCACCAGGTGGTAAAGGCGCAAATCAAGCAGTAGCATCAGCGCGACTGGGAGTTCCAACATACATGGTGGGACGCATAGGCGCAGATAGTTTTGGTGCAGAACTTGTCCACAGTCTACAAGAATCTGGCGTGCAGACTGACAATGTGTTTGTGGATGAAAGTGTGAGTTCTGGTGTTGCCATGATCACTGTAGATGTGAGGGGTGAAAATCAAATTATTGTCATTCCTGGTGCGAATGGGCGTGTCAATCAGCAAGATGTGGAACGATTGTCGCGTTTATTACCGGAAGCTAGGGCACTGCTTTTACAATTTGAAATCCCCATGTCTGCTGTTGTTGCAGCTGCCAAAGTCGCAACAGAGGCGGGAGTGACAGTCATTCTCGATCCAGCACCCGTGCAAAAAGATGTCCCAAATGAACTTTACTCATTGGTAGACATTATGACACCGAACGAAGTGGAAGCAGGGCAACTGGTGGGTTTTCCGGTGGATGGAGAAGAGTCGGCAAAAAAGGCTGCTGAAGTGTTACAGCAACGGGGTGTGAAAAATGCAATTGTGAAACTAGGTGCTAAGGGTGTTGTTTGTGCAACCACCAAGGAGACCTTTTTTATACCTGCGTTTCCAGTTCATACCGTTGACACAACTGCCGCCGGGGATGCGTTTAATAGTGGTTTGGCTGCGGCGCTTTGTGAAGAACTTCCTTTACGTCAGGCGGTGGTTTGGGGTGCAGCAGCGGGTGCAATGGCTGCGACAAAATCAGGGGCGCAACCTTCGCTTCCGGATAGGTTGACGTTTGATACCTTTGTTCGGGAAAGGGGAGTGGTTAGTGGTTAG
- a CDS encoding cupin domain-containing protein, producing the protein MFANQMNQNGLLLQPSQGTSYWVLGDLYTFKTVSQDTNGAYSLMEMLVYPQTGSPPHIHSREDESFFIQSGEIQFQIDGQTLVATPGTFIYSPRGQRHLFANKSDQPAQMLCWVTPAGLEQFFMEIGTPADDPTAPPPPVTDADIRHTIALAPQYGLTIFPPDSAIN; encoded by the coding sequence ATGTTTGCAAACCAAATGAATCAGAACGGTCTTTTGTTACAACCAAGTCAGGGGACATCTTACTGGGTGTTGGGCGACCTGTATACCTTTAAGACCGTGAGCCAGGATACGAATGGAGCTTATTCGTTAATGGAGATGCTCGTTTATCCCCAGACTGGCTCACCTCCCCACATCCACAGCCGCGAAGATGAATCCTTCTTTATTCAATCGGGAGAAATTCAGTTTCAAATTGATGGACAAACCCTTGTGGCAACCCCTGGAACCTTCATCTACTCGCCCAGAGGACAGCGTCATCTGTTTGCCAACAAAAGCGACCAACCTGCCCAGATGTTGTGCTGGGTAACACCCGCTGGACTAGAGCAGTTTTTCATGGAGATTGGCACTCCGGCTGATGATCCCACTGCACCGCCACCTCCTGTTACGGATGCAGATATCCGTCATACGATCGCCCTGGCTCCCCAATACGGTCTGACTATTTTTCCTCCAGACTCCGCTATCAATTAA
- a CDS encoding IS66 family transposase yields MPQETVFSCTDFNTLLDTYLPKLGSVQRTRVLEAAAIAFYHQQRDWPVVQALVCDDAPQFKLLTDDLALCWVDEGRHYKKLSPLVAYHQQALDKFLDDFWDYYRELLTYRDFPSAEVARELKSKFWKLFDTKSGYEQLDERKRLTVAKASELLLVLEHPELPLHNNPAELAARTMVQRRNVSYATQTTEGTQAWDTFMSLVATTRKLEISFFEYMRDRISQIRAIPSLAQVIREKSSLIPLGWSWQLESLPTPNY; encoded by the coding sequence TTGCCTCAAGAAACTGTATTTAGCTGCACAGACTTTAATACACTACTTGATACATATCTACCCAAATTAGGCTCTGTCCAACGTACTCGTGTTTTAGAAGCAGCCGCAATCGCCTTTTATCATCAGCAAAGAGATTGGCCAGTGGTGCAAGCTCTCGTATGTGATGATGCTCCTCAGTTCAAGTTACTCACTGATGATTTGGCTTTATGCTGGGTAGATGAGGGACGACATTATAAGAAGTTAAGTCCACTGGTTGCTTATCATCAACAAGCCCTTGATAAATTCTTGGATGATTTCTGGGATTATTACCGAGAATTACTCACTTACAGAGATTTTCCCAGTGCAGAAGTCGCACGAGAACTAAAGTCTAAATTCTGGAAACTTTTTGATACAAAAAGTGGTTACGAACAGTTGGATGAACGAAAACGATTAACTGTTGCCAAAGCTTCAGAACTGCTTCTAGTTTTAGAGCATCCGGAATTACCCCTGCATAATAATCCTGCTGAATTAGCTGCTAGGACTATGGTGCAGCGACGTAATGTTAGCTATGCAACTCAGACAACTGAGGGAACTCAAGCTTGGGATACTTTTATGTCTCTTGTGGCTACTACTCGCAAGTTAGAAATCAGCTTTTTTGAGTATATGCGTGACCGTATTTCTCAAATTCGAGCAATCCCCTCTCTTGCCCAAGTTATTCGCGAGAAATCTTCTCTCATTCCATTGGGCTGGTCGTGGCAGCTTGAATCACTGCCTACCCCAAATTATTGA
- a CDS encoding nucleoside hydrolase has protein sequence MSKQLVLMDHDGGVDDYLATMLLMTMDHIQPLGVVVTPADCYAEPAVSATRKILDLMGCSHIPVAESSVRGINPFPRLYRRDSFVVDHLPILNQNETIRTPLVAEPGQDFMIRVLREAEEPVTLMVTGPLTTVATALEKAPDIEAKIQKIVWMGGALNVGGNVEKNWEPGQDGSAEWNVYWDPISVARVWQTQIEIIMCPLDLTNNVPVTSEIVYKMGKQRDYPISDLAGQCYALVIPQDYYFWDVLATAYLAHPEFYQLHEWETEIITTGLSQGRTKIVPGGRKIYAMDQVDKEAFYAYILQQWAR, from the coding sequence ATGTCTAAACAACTTGTCTTAATGGATCACGATGGCGGTGTAGATGATTATCTAGCAACTATGCTGCTAATGACGATGGATCACATACAGCCACTAGGTGTTGTCGTCACGCCAGCTGATTGCTATGCTGAACCAGCTGTAAGCGCTACACGTAAAATTCTAGATTTAATGGGGTGTTCTCATATCCCCGTTGCTGAAAGTAGTGTACGCGGTATCAACCCTTTTCCTCGCCTCTATCGTCGCGATTCATTTGTTGTTGACCATCTTCCCATTCTTAATCAAAACGAAACAATTCGCACACCTTTAGTTGCAGAACCTGGTCAAGATTTCATGATCCGGGTATTACGTGAAGCAGAAGAACCTGTAACACTGATGGTCACTGGTCCGTTAACCACGGTAGCAACCGCACTCGAAAAAGCACCAGACATTGAAGCGAAAATTCAAAAGATTGTTTGGATGGGAGGTGCGTTGAATGTTGGTGGTAATGTAGAAAAAAATTGGGAACCAGGACAAGACGGTTCCGCAGAATGGAATGTGTATTGGGACCCTATTTCAGTTGCGCGGGTGTGGCAAACCCAGATTGAAATTATCATGTGTCCTTTAGATTTGACCAACAATGTACCTGTGACATCAGAAATTGTGTACAAAATGGGAAAACAACGCGACTATCCAATCTCTGATTTAGCGGGGCAATGTTATGCCCTAGTTATCCCTCAAGATTATTATTTCTGGGATGTTCTAGCAACAGCTTATCTTGCTCATCCAGAATTCTATCAATTGCATGAGTGGGAAACCGAAATTATCACCACTGGTCTTAGTCAAGGACGTACCAAAATAGTGCCAGGAGGACGTAAGATTTATGCGATGGATCAGGTAGATAAAGAGGCTTTCTACGCTTATATTTTGCAGCAATGGGCACGCTAA
- a CDS encoding transposase: MGYSSDVTDLEWEIMEPLLPTKKKTRPPVWTKRQILNGIFYQLKNGCNWADLPRDLPPYSTVFWHYKQWCEDGILDSIMANLHQGVREQVKKNHTGQP; the protein is encoded by the coding sequence ATGGGATATTCAAGCGACGTGACAGACTTGGAATGGGAAATTATGGAGCCGTTATTGCCGACCAAGAAGAAAACAAGACCTCCTGTGTGGACAAAGAGGCAAATATTGAACGGGATATTTTATCAACTTAAGAATGGTTGCAACTGGGCAGACTTACCCAGAGATTTGCCGCCCTATTCTACTGTGTTCTGGCATTACAAGCAGTGGTGTGAAGATGGCATCCTGGACTCAATTATGGCTAATTTACATCAGGGAGTGCGTGAACAAGTAAAAAAAAACCACACTGGACAACCCTGA
- a CDS encoding transposase, with product MDSQAVKNTCNASVESKGFCFYKATNGIKRHLAVDILGFPFFTHCTTANVSDDQGLIEMLSQNIDYFQSKPLELPKTTILVDHGYHPEKIIPALEQIYPQIMTKIQFELSAKPSKAEKQAKGQSGFVPVAARWVIERSNAWVERCKSLVKNFDRTLARANAKLKLCFIRLMLKRLAAS from the coding sequence ATTGATTCACAAGCGGTCAAAAATACTTGTAATGCCAGTGTTGAGTCGAAAGGGTTTTGTTTTTACAAAGCAACCAACGGGATTAAAAGACATCTAGCAGTGGATATATTGGGTTTCCCTTTCTTCACTCACTGCACCACCGCCAACGTATCTGATGACCAGGGGTTGATTGAAATGCTCTCACAAAATATCGATTATTTCCAATCTAAACCACTGGAATTGCCCAAAACAACTATCTTGGTAGATCATGGCTATCATCCTGAAAAAATTATCCCGGCCTTAGAGCAAATTTATCCCCAGATCATGACCAAAATCCAATTTGAACTCTCTGCCAAGCCATCAAAAGCTGAAAAGCAAGCCAAAGGACAATCCGGATTTGTTCCGGTGGCTGCTAGATGGGTGATAGAGAGATCCAATGCTTGGGTAGAGCGATGTAAAAGTTTAGTCAAAAACTTTGACCGCACACTCGCTCGTGCCAATGCCAAGCTCAAACTTTGTTTTATCCGATTGATGCTCAAACGATTAGCTGCTAGCTAG
- a CDS encoding alpha/beta hydrolase family protein gives MEELTKMLSLDRIKRYQTKEVSYLPLVAPPGQPCFLPTPDAFNWVESTKSASEGRWENRLTFESIEHCLYYEPAPHVEAIFPTPLCLIVGEKDFLSPADLTAAVHARAMEPKSLTILKGGHFDGFQGEGFEIASTTALRWFEKYLKQG, from the coding sequence ATGGAGGAACTCACAAAGATGCTTTCACTTGACCGGATAAAACGGTATCAAACCAAAGAGGTAAGTTACCTCCCGTTGGTTGCCCCGCCCGGTCAACCCTGCTTCCTTCCTACACCCGATGCGTTCAATTGGGTTGAATCGACCAAAAGCGCGAGCGAAGGAAGATGGGAGAATCGACTCACCTTTGAATCGATTGAACACTGTCTCTATTACGAACCGGCTCCTCACGTCGAGGCGATCTTTCCCACCCCGCTATGCCTGATTGTAGGCGAGAAGGACTTTCTTTCACCTGCCGACTTGACCGCTGCTGTCCATGCGCGGGCGATGGAGCCGAAGTCTCTTACAATCTTGAAGGGCGGACACTTTGACGGCTTCCAGGGAGAGGGCTTCGAGATTGCAAGTACAACTGCCTTGAGATGGTTTGAGAAATATTTGAAGCAGGGATGA
- a CDS encoding nucleoside deaminase, producing MDEFMQAAIAQAKKGRQEGGIPIGSVLVKDGKIIGKGHNKRVQDGDPVTHAEIDCLRNAGRIGSYRGTTLYSTLMPCYLCAGAVVQFGIKQVIAGESKTFPGAKEFMVSHGVDVVDLNLDECEQMMSEFIEENPQLWNEDIGK from the coding sequence ATGGATGAGTTCATGCAAGCTGCGATCGCACAAGCAAAAAAAGGCAGACAAGAAGGTGGAATTCCAATTGGTTCTGTTCTCGTCAAGGATGGCAAGATTATCGGCAAAGGACACAACAAGCGTGTGCAAGACGGAGATCCAGTCACCCATGCCGAAATCGATTGCCTTCGTAATGCTGGTAGAATCGGCAGCTACAGAGGTACAACACTCTATTCAACCTTAATGCCGTGTTATCTGTGTGCTGGGGCAGTCGTACAATTTGGGATTAAACAAGTTATCGCAGGAGAATCAAAAACTTTTCCTGGTGCCAAAGAATTTATGGTATCCCACGGAGTGGACGTTGTTGACCTCAACCTCGATGAATGCGAACAGATGATGAGTGAGTTTATTGAAGAAAATCCCCAACTGTGGAACGAAGATATTGGTAAATAG